A window from Diachasmimorpha longicaudata isolate KC_UGA_2023 chromosome 5, iyDiaLong2, whole genome shotgun sequence encodes these proteins:
- the LOC135162561 gene encoding probable glutamine--tRNA ligase, giving the protein MDDDVQLLVSIGLSEQKAKETLKNAQVTRNLKIAITKAKETDGEISPEVGTLLYHLASKIKPQILDQLPLVSLYISQKKLDTIQRVDAALAHLLDTINTPLNIPDLEAACGVGVSITPDQIEASVETLIKKNLEEIKAKRYKFNAGPLMQEVRTILKWADGKAIKNEVDLQILDILGPKTEADLAPVKPQKQKSKSDKSIKENSNKIEKISKESGTTQNLKNDKSSEETSKDSAKTIAEVMSKLQFHKPGENYKTEGYIVTPHTHRLLQEHLKATKGSVITRFPPEPNGILHIGHAKAININFGYAAANNGLCYLRYDDTNPEKEEEKFFIGIREMVEWLGYNPAKITHSSDNFQQLYEWAVKLISTGHAYVCHQKSEEMKGFNPPPSPWRERAISESLQLFEDMKNGLLEEGEATLRMKCTLEEGKQDPVAYRIKYSPHHRTGDKWCIYPTYDFTHCLCDSIENITHSLCTKEFQTRRSSYYWLCNVLELYCPVQWEYGRLNVSYTVVSKRKIAKLIDEGIVSDWDDPRLFTLTALRRRGFPPEAINNFCAQMGVTGAQAVVDPMVLEAAVRDVLNVHASRHMVVLEPVKVTIENFQGQEQAAKGFDVPDFPIEVERGQHHVEFDEIIYIEASDFKEEDEKGFRRLTPKQSVGLKYAGIVLTFQRIERDESGKMTGLIVKQEPLTDKNKPKAFIHWVAKPKLASIRLYERLFNHKNPEDTNEVPNGFLSDINPESKKQVVGYVDRGLEAIAKPFTQFQFERIGFFSVDPDTKPGMLVFNRTVTLKEDAGKA; this is encoded by the exons ATGGACGACGACGTTCAGTTGTTGGTTTCCATTGGACTCAGTGAGCAGAAAGCGAAGGAAACACTGAAGAATGCACAGGTGACcaggaatttaaaaattgcaatCACCAAG gcgaaggaaactgatggcgAGATTTCTCCAGAAGTTGGTACCCTCCTGTACCACCTCGCATCTAAGATCAAGCCGCAGATTCTAGATCAACTTCCCCTAGTCTCTCTGTACATCTCTCAAAAAAAGCTCGACACTATCCAGCGCGTCGATGCTGCTCTTGCTCACCTCCTCGATACTATCAATACCCCTCTCAATATCCCAGATCTGGAGGCTGCTTGCGGCGTCGGGGTTTCCATTACCCCGGATCAAATAGAGGCCTCAGTGGAGaccctgataaaaaaaaatctcgaggaAATAAAGGCCAAGCGTTACAAATTTAACGCAGGTCCTTTGATGCAAGAAGTCCGTACTATTCTCAAGTGGGCTGATGGGAAAGCAATAAAAAACGAAGTCGATCTTCAGATACTTGATATCCTGGGTCCTAAAACAGAGGCCGATCTTGCACCAGTTAAAccccaaaaacaaaaatcgaAATCTGACAAGAGtatcaaagaaaattcaaataaaatcgaGAAGATTTCAAAAGAAAGTGGAACTactcaaaatttaaaaaatgataaaagctCCGAGGAAACATCGAAGGACTCAGCAAAAACAATCGCCGAAGTGATGTCGAAACTTCAGTTCCATAAGCCCGGTGAAAATTACAAGACCGAGGGGTATATAGTGACACCACACACCCACAGACTCCTCCAGGAACACTTGAAAGCTACTAAAGGCTCGGTAATTACTCGATTTCCTCCAGAGCCCAATGGAATCCTTCACATCGGTCATGCCAAAGCCATCAACATCAACTTCGGATACGCAGCGGCTAACAACGGCCTGTGCTATCTTCGATACGATGACACAAATCCTGAGAAGGAagaggaaaaattctttattggAATTCGAGAGATGGTCGAATGGTTGGGGTACAATCCCGCGAAAATCACTCATTCCTCCGACAATTTTCAACAGCTCTACGAGTGGgcggtgaaattaatttcaacggGACATGCCTATGTGTGTCATCAGAAAAGTGAAGAGATGAAGGGATTCAATCCTCCACCTTCTCCCTGGCGAGAGCGAGCAATATCCGAGAGTCTTCAGTTATTCGAGGACATGAAAAATGGATTATTGGAAGAGGGTGAGGCAACTCTCAGGATGAAATGTACACTTGAAGAGGGTAAACAGGATCCAGTGGCTTatcgaataaaatattcacccCATCACAGAACTGGTGACAAATGGTGCATTTATCCAACCTATGATTTTACACATTGCCTTTGCGATAGTATCGAGAATATTACACATTCACTCTGCACCAAGGAGTTCCAGACGAGGAGGAGCTCTTATTACTGGCTCTGTAATGTATTAGAACTCTATTGTCCGGTCCAGTGGGAGTATGGACGATTAAATGTTAGTTATACTGTGGTATCAAAGaggaaaattgcaaaattaattgatgaaggAATTGTCAGTGATTGGGATGATCCTAGACTGTTTACGTTAACTGCATTGAGAAGAAGAGGTTTTCCACCAGAAGCTATTAATAATTTCTGCGCGCAAATGGGAGTGACTGGTGCTCAAGCTGTGGTTGATCCCATGGTGTTGGAGGCTGCTGTCAGGGATGTACTGAATGTACATGCTAGTAGACATATGGTTGTGCTTGAGCCCGTCAAGGTCACCATAGAAAATTTCCAGGGACAGGAACAGGCGGCCAAGGGTTTTGATGTGCCTGATTTTCCCATTGAAGTGGAGAGAGGACAGCATCACGTGGAGTTTGATGAGATTATTTATATTGAGGCGTCTGATTTCAAGGAG GAAGATGAGAAAGGTTTTCGTCGTTTAACTCCGAAACAGTCTGTCGGCCTCAAGTACGCCGGTATCGTTCTGACCTTCCAAAGAATTGAGAGAGACGAGAGTGGAAAAATGACTGGTCTCATTGTTAAGCAAGAGCCACTTACCGATAAAAATAAGCCTAAGGCGTTCATTCATTGGGTCGCTAAGCCTAAACTCGCATCGATTCGCCTCTACGAACGACT ATTCAATCACAAAAATCCTGAGGATACGAACGAGGTTCCCAACGGGTTCCTCAGTGATATCAACCCAGAAAGTAAGAAACAGGTTGTGGGATACGTTGACAGAGGCCTAGAAGCAATCGCCAAGCCATTCACCCAGTTTCAGTTCGAACGGATTGGATTCTTCTCTGTCGATCCTGATACCAAGCCAGGAATG TTGGTGTTCAACAGGACAGTTACGTTAAAAGAAGATGCTGGAAAGGCGTAA
- the LOC135162569 gene encoding parkin coregulated gene protein, which produces MVNQREFWAEIHKNNPKYKRKPRIVPAFTIQALQENTVVAKPPKVGLYKPVPPKPSNFRKFYERGVFPISMEKEGSPITWKVNIQELDFRHYLPMFFDGLTETEHPYKVLVEQGISDMLEHGGPKILPVVSQLIIPIKNALNTKIPEIICTTMRVLQQLVRSADCVGECLVPYFRQILPILNLLKDRNVNLGEGIDYSQQKGENPADLIQETLEVLEKYGGEDAFINIKYMIPTYESCMMN; this is translated from the exons ATGGTAAATCAGCGAGAGTTCTGGGCTGAAATTCATAAGAATAATCCGAAATACAAGAGGAAGCCGAGAATTGTACCTGCATTTACCATTCAAGCACTGCAG GAAAATACTGTTGTCGCCAAACCACCAAAGGTTGGTCTCTACAAACCAGTGCCACCAAAGCCCTCAAACTTTCGAAAGTTCTACGAAAGAGGAGTTTTCCCAATTTCAATGGAGAAGGAGGGATCACCGATAACATGGAAAGTTAATATTCAGGAATTGGACTTTAGACATTATTTGCCAATGTTTTTTGATGGACTCACTGAGACTGAGCACCCTTACAAGGTTCTGGTTGAACAAGGAATCTCGGATATGCTAGAACACGGAGGACCGAAGATATTGCCAGTTGTCTCGCAGTTGATTATTCCAATAAAAA ACGCATTGAATACTAAAATACCTGAGATCATTTGCACAACGATGAGAGTACTTCAACAACTTGTTCGATCTGCTGATTGCGTTGGTGAATGTCTCGTTCCATATTTTCGACAAATATTACCCATACTGAATCTTTTGAAGGATCGAAATG TAAATCTTGGAGAGGGAATTGATTATTCCCAGCAAAAAGGTGAAAATCCAGCAGATCTCATCCAAGAAACTTTGGAAGTTCTTGAGAAATATGGAGGGGAAGATGCCTTCATCAACATTAAATATATGATACCAACCTACGAATCCTGTATGATGAATTAA